In the Clostridium sporogenes genome, one interval contains:
- a CDS encoding lytic transglycosylase domain-containing protein — MKVDSGEMKLQQMLQMQLMGQIMKSSFGDSSSFQIVLDSLLKAMENKDNSDLNNILSFNSSTNSGNKYYGVGQKLEEAKREINSIKSEVKTGNLTIDSAVEKASKKYGIDKGLLMAVIKQESNFNPNCISNAGAQGLMQLMPGTAREVGVTNLFDIEQNIDGGAKYLKKMLDIHGNVKELALAAYNAGPGTLQWRGVKNVCDINKLPSETRNYVKNIMKNYGV, encoded by the coding sequence ATGAAAGTAGATAGTGGTGAGATGAAATTACAACAAATGCTACAAATGCAATTGATGGGACAAATAATGAAGTCGTCCTTTGGAGATTCATCAAGCTTTCAAATAGTTTTAGATAGCTTATTAAAGGCTATGGAAAATAAAGATAATAGTGATTTAAATAATATATTATCCTTTAATAGTTCAACTAACAGTGGGAATAAATATTATGGTGTAGGGCAAAAATTAGAAGAGGCAAAAAGAGAAATAAATAGTATAAAATCTGAAGTTAAAACAGGTAATCTAACTATAGATAGTGCTGTAGAAAAAGCTTCAAAAAAATATGGAATAGACAAAGGACTTTTAATGGCAGTTATAAAACAGGAATCAAATTTTAATCCTAACTGTATATCAAATGCTGGAGCTCAAGGTTTAATGCAACTTATGCCTGGTACAGCTAGAGAAGTAGGAGTTACAAATCTCTTTGATATAGAGCAAAATATAGATGGTGGAGCAAAATATTTAAAGAAGATGCTAGATATACATGGAAATGTGAAGGAATTGGCTTTAGCAGCATATAATGCAGGACCTGGAACTCTTCAATGGAGAGGCGTAAAAAATGTTTGTGATATAAATAAATTACCAAGTGAAACAAGAAATTATGTAAAAAATATAATGAAAAATTATGGAGTATAA
- a CDS encoding rRNA pseudouridine synthase, producing MERLDKILANLGYGTRKEVKALIKKGQVDVDGKVVKDNGMQIDTEKNKIFVFGEELIYKKYIYLMMNKPQNVVSATFDNYDETVVDLLEEADRVFEPFPVGRLDKNTVGLLLLTNDGELNHRLISPKWHVDKIYYAKINKEVKEEDMEKFEKGIVLDDGYECFPAKLEIIKSFDEESEVRVTIHEGKFHQVKRMFESVDKKVIYLKREEFGPLKLDESLEEGQYRELTEEEVALLKNI from the coding sequence ATGGAGCGTTTAGATAAAATATTAGCTAATTTAGGATATGGTACACGAAAAGAGGTTAAGGCTTTAATAAAAAAGGGTCAAGTTGATGTTGATGGTAAAGTTGTTAAAGATAATGGTATGCAAATAGATACAGAAAAAAATAAAATATTTGTATTCGGGGAAGAACTAATCTATAAAAAATATATTTATTTGATGATGAATAAGCCACAAAATGTAGTTTCTGCAACTTTTGATAATTATGATGAAACTGTTGTAGACTTGTTAGAAGAGGCAGATAGAGTTTTTGAACCTTTTCCTGTAGGAAGGCTAGATAAAAATACAGTAGGACTACTTTTACTTACTAATGATGGTGAGTTGAATCATAGACTTATATCTCCTAAATGGCATGTAGATAAAATATACTATGCAAAAATTAATAAGGAAGTTAAAGAGGAAGATATGGAAAAATTTGAAAAAGGTATAGTATTAGATGATGGATATGAATGTTTTCCTGCAAAGCTTGAAATAATAAAATCATTTGATGAGGAATCAGAAGTAAGAGTTACTATACATGAGGGTAAGTTTCATCAAGTTAAAAGAATGTTTGAAAGTGTAGATAAAAAGGTTATTTACTTAAAAAGAGAAGAATTTGGACCATTAAAGTTGGATGAAAGCTTAGAAGAGGGGCAATATAGAGAATTAACAGAGGAAGAAGTAGCTTTATTAAAAAATATATAA